The Deltaproteobacteria bacterium genome contains the following window.
TCGATATGCTTCGTCTCGTGCCATAGTCGATCGCTTCCAGATTATCCCATCACCTTCACTCCGCGCTCGCTCCGCAACACACTGGAGCGCATCGCCACGCCTTGCTCGGTGAAGACATAGGGGTTGTGTCTTCGTCCGCCCCGTTGTTTTGATATTCCAGATTGGAAGATCAAAGCCGTCGCCTCTTCATCCGCCAGTTGAAACATGAAATCGGGTGAAAACCGGCCCCGGTTGCGCTTGACGGCTTTGTTCAAGTTGCCGGTGGTAACGCCGTAGAGCTTGGCCAGATCGGCGTCGAGCAACACTTTCTCCCCTCGCGCCAGATGGATCAGTCGTTCGACCCGCTCAATGGGGACCAGTTGAGTTGCTCGTGTGCTGTTCATGGGCCGCTTCGTTTGAAATGCCAGATTAGAATATCAAAGCTCAAGCTTCTTGCGCCCGCCCTCCTTATTCAGCGGGTCGCGAAAACGGAACGTACCGGACCGCCCAGTCGGGGCCGAACGCATACGCCGACATGCAGAGCATGTGGCTGAGGAAGACATCGTGGATGAAGTCTGCGTCGCTCATGGTGACCGGCACGACGATACGAGAATTCCACGGCTCACGGCAAGCCGGGCAAGGAATTCCAAATCGGTGCCAAGCGATCGAGTCAAAGGCCACCCCAAACTAGGACACTACCCAGAATCGCTTCTCCATTTGACAAGCGTGACGCCGGAGGACTAGCACCGGGTGCGTGAGCACGCAGCGCCACGCACGCGGAGGTTCTTGATGGCTCGCTACGACACAGTGATCACAGGCGGCATGGTTGTCGATGGCACGCGCATGCCGCGACGGCGTTGCGACGTCGCGATCACCAACGGCCGCATTGCCAAGCTCGGGCACATCAAGCCAGCGGATGCCACCCGCGTGTTGGATGCCGACGGCATGATCGTCGCGCCGGGTTTCGTTGACTTGCATACGCATTACGACGCGCAGGTGTTCTGGGATCCGTACTGCACGCTGTCGGGCTGGCACGGCGTGACGTCGGTGGTGATCGGCAACTGCGGATTCGGCTTTGCTCCCGTGCGTCCCGACGATCGCGAGCGGGCGATGCGCTCGATGACGCGCGTCGAGGCGATCCCGTACAACGCGATGAAGGCCGGCTTGCCGTGGGACTGGATCACGTTCCCGGAATTTCTCGACTGTCTCGATCGGCTGCCCAAGTCGATCAACGTGCGTCCGTTCATGCCGGTGGGGCCGCTGCTGGTGTGGGTGCTGGGTGCTGAGCGCGCCAAAGCCGGCGTGATGCCGAGCGAGGCCGAGCACACCGAGATGCGGCGCCTGCTACACGAAGCGATGGATCACGGCGCCGGCGGTTGGTCGGCGCAGCGGCTCGAACCCGGCAGCGGCGTCGAGGTGCAGCGCGACTTCGACGGCACGCCGATGGTCAGCGACGTCATGCGCGACGAAACCTGCATCCATCTCGCCGAAGTCCTGGCCGAACGCAACGAAGGCTTCATTCAGATGACGCTGGCGAAGAGCGACGGCACCACGCTCGATCACCTCGCCACGTTGGCCGAGGTCAGCGGCCGGCCGATTCTCTGGAATGTGGTGCTCGCCTTCGACAACGCGCCGCACGTGCATCTCGGCCAACTCGCGTGGTTGCGCGGCTGTCACGAACGCGGCTTGCCGGTGTACGGCCAAGGCGTCACCACCGACGCCGGATTCACTTTCTCGTTCGACGAGTGGAACCTGTTCGACGAAATGCAATGCTGGGCTGAAGCGACCACCGGCACGGTGGCCGAGCGGCTGCAGAAACTCTCCGACCCGGCGCGCCGCCCCGATCTCCGCGCGAATCGGCCGTGGATTGCGCTGAGCGCGATCGAGAACATCGTCGTCGCCGAGACCTTCTGCGATGAGACCAAACAGTACGTCAACGAAACCATCGGCGATATCGCCGAGCAGCTCGGCAAAGATCCGGTCGATGTGCTGCTCGACATCGCGTGCGCCGATGGCCTCAAGGCGACGTTCTTCTCGTTGCCGGCGAATACCACGCTCGCCGGCTTTCGCGATCTGATGCTCGATCCGTACGTCATCCCCGGCGTCTCCGATGGCGGGGCGCACACGCGCTTCCTGACGGCCGGCCGGTATCCTACCGAGACCATCATCCGCGCCACCCGTGACAACAACGTCCTCTCGCTCGAAGACGTGCACTGGAAATTGTCGACCTTGCCGGCCTATTGCGCCGGCTTCACCGACCGCGGCACGTTGGAAGAGGGCAAAGCCGCCGACATCGTCGTCTACGACTTCGATCGGTTAGCGATGACGCCGGTGGAAAAGGTCCACGACTTCCCCGCCAACGAATGGCGCCGCATCCAGCGGGCGATCGGGTATCGCTACGTGCTGGTGAACGGTGAAGTCACGATCGAGAACGACAAGCAAACCGGTGTAGCCGCGGGGCGGCTGCTGCGGAGTAGTTGCTGATCGGGTTTTGCACAAAAGAGTCGTCCTGAGGGGAGCCCCTCGATATGCAGCCCTCGATACGAAGCCTGCGGCTCCTACTCGGTCCTGCTACTCGGGGAAACGGATACTCTTGAGCGATCCCCCCAAGATCCGTTTGCCCGAGGAGATCGCGCAGCGATCGTATCGAGGGCCCCTTTTGTGCAAAGCCCGCTGATCGCTGATCGAGATTCACCGCGTTCTCGTCAAAATCCGCTGCTGCCCGTGCCGTGAGCAGCTGATCAATTTGCAGCCACACTACTCAGTCCCGTTAACGCACCGGGCAGGCCCGGTGCGCGTTTGGTGGCGGCACGCGCCATGCTTCTCTGAACGTCGCCGGTCTGCCGGTCGATGACCTATGCTCTTTCAGGATTACGACACCGGGGACTTCTTTGACGAGTTGCTACTCGCCGACGGGCAACCGCGCTCGGAAGCCGAAGTACTCGTCGGGAAACTCCAGTCCTTTTCCGCCGACGAATTGCGGCGGCGACAACACACCGCCGAACGCTTGCTGCTGCAAATGGGCATCACGTTCAACGTGTACGGCGATACCGCCGGCACCGAACGGATCTTTCCATTCGATATCGTCCCGCGGATTGTGGCGGCGAGTGAGTGGGCGCGCATCGAGCGCGGCCTCAAGCAACGCGTGCACGCCCTCAACGCCTTCGTCGACGACATTTACCACGAGCAGCACATCCTCAAGGATCACATCCTGCCGGAGGAAATCGTCCGCTCCGCCGCCTCGTACCGCCAAGCCTGCGTCGGGCTTCATCCGCCGCGCGGCATCTGGTGCCACATCACCGGCACCGATCTGGTGCGCGATCGCGACGGGCAGATCTACGTCCTGGAGGACAATCTGCGCTGTCCGTCGGGGGTTTCGTACGTGCTCGAAAACCGGCACGTGATGAAACGCACCTTCCCTGAAGTGTTTGATGCCTCGCGCGTCCTGCCGGTCGATGACTACCCCAGCCGCTTGCTCGACATGCTGCAGTACGTCGCGCCGGAGACCGGTGGGTCACCGACGGTGGCGGTGCTGACGCCGGGCGTTTTCAACTCGGCCTACTTCGAGCACTCGTTCCTGGCCCAGCAGATGGGCGTGGAACTCATCGAGGGACGCGATCTCGTGGTGGCCGACGGTTGGGTGTGTGCGCGTACGACGCGCGGCTTGCAACGCGTCGATGTGATCTATCGCCGGATCGATGACGATGCCCTTGACCCGCTGGCGTTCAATCCGGATTCGTTGCTCGGGCTGCCCGGCCTCATGGACGTCTACCGTGCCGGGCGGGTGGCGCTCGTCAACGCGCCGGGCACCGGTATCGCGGACGACAAGGTGCTGTACGCCTACGTGCCGAAGATCATCCAGTATTACGAGGGCGAAGATGCGATCTTGCCCAACGTGCCGACGTATGTGTGCTGGGATGCGGCGGACCGCCAGTATGTGCTCGACCATCTCGACGAGTTGGTGGTGAAGGCGGTGAACGAGTCGGGCGGCTACGGCATGCTGGTGGGGCCGCATTCGACGGCGAGCGAACGCGAGGAATTCGCGCGGCGCATCGCCGCGCATCCACGCAACTACATCGCGCAGCCGACGCTCGGTTTGTCACGCGCGCCGGTGCTGGTCGACGACCATTGCGAAGGGCGCCATGTCGATCTCCGTCCGTATGTGCTGTACGGCCGCGACATCTACGTGCTGCCCGGTGGGTTGACGCGCGTGGCCCTCAAGAAGGGCTCGCTGGTGGTGAACTCATCGCAAGGTGGCGGCAGCAAAGACACGTGGGTGGTCGCGGACGGTGCACGCGGCACCGCTCACGCCGACGTCACCCCAGCGGCCGGAGCGGCATCGGTCGCATGCTGAGTCGCGTCGCCGATTCGATCTATTGGATGAGCCGCTACATCGAGCGGGCGGAGAATGTCGCCCGCTGTGTGGAAGTCAACGTCCATCTCACGCTCGATCTGCCGACCGCGGCCACGGCCGAGCAGTGGGAAGCGTTGGTCACTACGTCCGGCGATCGCGTGCGGTTCGCGGAGCGTTTCGACGTGGCGTCGCGGACCAACGTGATCCAGTTTCTCGCGTTCGACATCGACAACCCGAATTCGATTCTGTCGTGTCTCACCGCGGCGCGCGAGAACGCCCGCATGATCCGCGAAGTCATCACCAGCGAAATGTGGGAGCAGCTCAATACCTTCTATCTTCTGGTGCGGGACGCGGCGCGGCAGCCGCGCGTGCTGGAGGCGCCGCAAGAGTTTCTGACCCAAGTGCGGATGGCGAGTCATCTCTTTACGGGAGTGACCGATGCCACCATGTCGCACGGCGAAGCGTGGCGCTTCGATCGACTCGGCCGCAAACTCGAACGCGCTGACAAGACCACGCGCATCTTGGATGTGAAATACTTTCTGCTGCTGCCCGCCGTGTCCGACGTCGGCTCTCCCGTCGATGACGTCCAGTGGGCCGCGGTGCTGCGTTCGGCCAGCGCGCTCGAAATGTATCGCAAGCGGCACGGCCGCGTGGCGCCCGACGGCATCGTCGACTTCTTGCTGCTCGATCGCGAGTTCCCGCGCGCGGTGCACTGCTGCCTGATCGTTGCCGACGATTCCCTGCATGCCATCTCGGGCACGCCGAGCGGCACGTTCAGCAACCCGGCGGAACAGCGCCTCGGGCAATTGCGATCGGAACTCGCGTTCACCGACGTTCGCGGCATCATCGCCGCCGGCGTGCATGAGTTCCTCGACGGTCTGCAACTCCGACTCAACTTGGTCGCGGATGCGATTCACGAAACCTTCTTCGTTCGGTCGATGGCCATCGAGCAGCCGTACGGTCCCGCTTCTGGTTTCTGGGGTGCAAACCAATGACGTTTTGTCTCGGCATCAAGGTTGACGACGGCCTGGTCTCGATTGCGGACACGCTGGTGACCGCCGGTAGCGAATGCAGCACCGCCGGCAAGATCTTTACCTACGAAAGCGAACGCCAGTCGCTCTTCATCATGACGTCCGGTCTGCGCTCGGTGCGCGACAAAGCACTCACCTACTTCGAGGAAGTGCTGGACGAAAGCGGTCCGACGTTCGATCGCGTGTTCAAGGCGCTCAACGCGTTCGGTGCGCAGGTGCGTCGCGTTGCCGAAGAGGACAAGGTCGCGTTGACCGGCAGTGGGCTGGATTTCAACATCCACGCGTTGGTCGGCGGCCAGTTCGAACGCGACCGCGAGCACAAGCTCTATCTGATGTACCCGCAAGCGAATTGGATTGAGGTCGGGCAGGGCACGCCATCGCAGATCATCGGCGCGGCCGGCTACGGCAAGCCGGTACTCGATCGCACGTTGAAGTACCAGGATCCGATGTCCTACGCGTTGAAGGTCGGTTGTCTCGCCTTTGACTCCACCCGCATCAGTGCAGCGGACGTCGACTTCCCCATCGATGTTGTGCTCTACGAGCGCGACTCATACCAACTCGTGCAGCAGCGCTATGAGAAGCAAGACCTCGCCGAGATTTCCAACTGGTGGCAAGAGCGCTTGCGTCGCTCGGTGAACGAGTTGCAGTCGGATTGGATCGAGCCCTTGCTGGCGCGGCTGCCTTCGCGGCGCGTGGCCACCAGGTGAGTGGCATCCGCGTTGTGCCGATGCGGTTCGCCGTCACGCACACGACTCGCTACCGTTACCAACGGGCGGTGCGACTCGATCCGCATGTCCTGCGGCTGCGCCCGCGTAACGATGGCTCGCAAGCGCTGCTGGACTTTCGGGCTCGCGTTCAGCCACGTCCGGTCGGATGGTCGGAGTGTGTCGATCTCGATGGCAACGCCGTCGCGCAGGTGTGGTTCGACGGCCTGACGGATTCGCTGATCATCTCCACCACCTGCACCGTCGAGTCTCGGCGGACGAACCCGTTCGATTTCCTTCTCGATGCATGGGCGACGACCTTGCCGCTGCATCCGAGCGGTGAATTGGAGCGCGCGCTCGCGCCCTACCGACTCCGCTCGCACCCAGACGATTCGGTTACCGCGTTCGCCACGTCAGTGTTGCGAGACGCGACCGGACAGACCGTGCCATTTCTCACGACGCTGGCGCGACGGATTGCCGAACGGTCGCGAGCAACAATCCGTCTGGAGGGTGACCCACAGGCGGCTGCAGTTACGCTCAGCGAGGGCACCGGCGCTTGCCGGGATCTCGCCGTGCTGTTCATCGACGCGTGTCGCGCCGTCGGCCTGGCGGCGCGATTTGTCAGTGGGTACTACTGCGGAGCGGTCGAGAGCGATCGTCGCTATTTGCATGCGTGGGCAGAAGTGTTCTTGCCGGGCGCCGGTTGGCGCGGCTTCGATCCGCTGCAAGGCGTCGCGGTCGTTGATCAGCACATCGCCGTCGCCGCCAGCGCGCAGCCGGCGGCTGCCGCACCGATCAGCGGCACGCTCTGTGGCGGCGACGCTGTCGCCACACCCCAGGTAGAGTTGTCAATTCGCGAGTGTGGAGAGCGGTGCAGCGAGGACTAGACTTCGCGACGGGTAGAGAACAGATCGGATTGGTCGTCGTCAGGTAACGCATTCGGTTCTATCCCTCTCCTTTGACGAGTCTTCTGACTCCGCATTTGCCTGACCCTATCGGCTGACGTATCCTTCGGTCCGCGCAGATCGAGAGTGACGGTCGGCTCCGGTGAAGGACAAGGTCTACATTGAAACGTCCGTGGTCAGTTATCTCGCGGCCCGTCCGAGTCGAGACCCAATTGTGGCTGGCCACCAGAAGAGTACGCACAAATGGTGGCGCGAACGACGGCGTGACTTCGACCTGTTCTGCTCACAACTTGTCGTGCAGGAAGCGTCGGCCGGCGATTCCGATGCCGCCGCGAAGCGGTTGCGCCTCTTGCGACACGTGCCAGTGCTGGTTGCCGCTGAGGCCATCGGGGAATTGGCGCGGCGAATCACGAAGTCCGGTGGAATCCCCAGCGAAGCGTCGGAAGATGCCGTTCACGTTGCGTTCGCCGTAGTCCACGGTATGGACTACCTGGTTACATGGAATTGTCGGCACATTGCGAATGCGCAGATCAGACACAACCTGAGCGCGACCTGCAACGCCGCGGGCTATGAACTCCCGGTCATTTGTACGCCGGAGGAGCTCCTAGGAGAATGAGTATGTGGAAGGATCCGATCGTCGAAGAAGTGAGGAAAGTGCGGCAGCAGCACGCTGCGAAGTTCAACAACGACATTGACGCAATTGTTGCGGATCTTCGCGAGCAGGAAAAGAAATCCCGGCGGAGGCTCGTGAATCTCAAGCCGAAGGCGCCGCGCCTAAAGCCGAAGCGCGCTTGAGAGCAAGCCGCCTGTTCCTCGAACCTCACTCGGCCGCGCCGGCGGTGAGTCGCTGCAACCGTTCGCTGGCTTCGAGGTACTCTTCGACCAACTGTCGGACGACTTCTTTGACCGGACGCACGGTGTTCATCGTGCCGACGATCTGACCGACCGGGTTGAACATCACCTTCGTCGCTTTGTCGGCGTAGCGGTGGCCGCGCGAGACGGCGTCGGAGGTAACCATGAACTGCATCGGCATGCCGAGCGTGCCGGGCGAGTCGGGGCCTTCCCACGCTTCGGTCCAATCGTTCTTCAGCATGCGGCACGGCTTACCGGTGAATGAGCGCGAGCGCACGGTGTCGCGGCTGCTCGCGTCGAGGAGTTGCTGCGTCTGCGCCGGCGGCGCGTCGGCTTCTTGTACGGTGAGCCACAGCGAGCCGGTCCACACCCCTTGCGCGCCCATGGCCAGCGCCGCGGCGATCTGCCGGCCCGTGCCGACGCCGCCGGCGGCGAGCACCGGGGTCGGCGCGACCGCGTCGATCACTTCGGGCCACAACACCACGCTGCCGATCTCGCCCGTGTGGCCGCCGCCCTCGTAGCCTTGCGCGATGATGATGTCGATGCCCGCCGCTTTGTGTGAGAGCGCGTGCTTGCTCGAACCGCACAACGCGGCGACCAACCGGCCGCTGCCATGGATCTCTGCGATCACGTCGTTCGGCGGTGTACCGAGCGCGTTAGCGATCAATTTCACCTTCGGATGTTTGAGTGCAACTTCGACCTGCGGAGTCGCGGTCGCGGCCGTCCAACCCAACAACTGACTCGCCGGCTTCTCGTCGGCCGGCAGTTTGGGCACGCCGTGATCAGCGAGGACCTTG
Protein-coding sequences here:
- a CDS encoding ORF6N domain-containing protein; translation: MNSTRATQLVPIERVERLIHLARGEKVLLDADLAKLYGVTTGNLNKAVKRNRGRFSPDFMFQLADEEATALIFQSGISKQRGGRRHNPYVFTEQGVAMRSSVLRSERGVKVMG
- a CDS encoding amidohydrolase family protein, which produces MARYDTVITGGMVVDGTRMPRRRCDVAITNGRIAKLGHIKPADATRVLDADGMIVAPGFVDLHTHYDAQVFWDPYCTLSGWHGVTSVVIGNCGFGFAPVRPDDRERAMRSMTRVEAIPYNAMKAGLPWDWITFPEFLDCLDRLPKSINVRPFMPVGPLLVWVLGAERAKAGVMPSEAEHTEMRRLLHEAMDHGAGGWSAQRLEPGSGVEVQRDFDGTPMVSDVMRDETCIHLAEVLAERNEGFIQMTLAKSDGTTLDHLATLAEVSGRPILWNVVLAFDNAPHVHLGQLAWLRGCHERGLPVYGQGVTTDAGFTFSFDEWNLFDEMQCWAEATTGTVAERLQKLSDPARRPDLRANRPWIALSAIENIVVAETFCDETKQYVNETIGDIAEQLGKDPVDVLLDIACADGLKATFFSLPANTTLAGFRDLMLDPYVIPGVSDGGAHTRFLTAGRYPTETIIRATRDNNVLSLEDVHWKLSTLPAYCAGFTDRGTLEEGKAADIVVYDFDRLAMTPVEKVHDFPANEWRRIQRAIGYRYVLVNGEVTIENDKQTGVAAGRLLRSSC
- a CDS encoding circularly permuted type 2 ATP-grasp protein is translated as MLFQDYDTGDFFDELLLADGQPRSEAEVLVGKLQSFSADELRRRQHTAERLLLQMGITFNVYGDTAGTERIFPFDIVPRIVAASEWARIERGLKQRVHALNAFVDDIYHEQHILKDHILPEEIVRSAASYRQACVGLHPPRGIWCHITGTDLVRDRDGQIYVLEDNLRCPSGVSYVLENRHVMKRTFPEVFDASRVLPVDDYPSRLLDMLQYVAPETGGSPTVAVLTPGVFNSAYFEHSFLAQQMGVELIEGRDLVVADGWVCARTTRGLQRVDVIYRRIDDDALDPLAFNPDSLLGLPGLMDVYRAGRVALVNAPGTGIADDKVLYAYVPKIIQYYEGEDAILPNVPTYVCWDAADRQYVLDHLDELVVKAVNESGGYGMLVGPHSTASEREEFARRIAAHPRNYIAQPTLGLSRAPVLVDDHCEGRHVDLRPYVLYGRDIYVLPGGLTRVALKKGSLVVNSSQGGGSKDTWVVADGARGTAHADVTPAAGAASVAC
- a CDS encoding alpha-E domain-containing protein, with protein sequence MLSRVADSIYWMSRYIERAENVARCVEVNVHLTLDLPTAATAEQWEALVTTSGDRVRFAERFDVASRTNVIQFLAFDIDNPNSILSCLTAARENARMIREVITSEMWEQLNTFYLLVRDAARQPRVLEAPQEFLTQVRMASHLFTGVTDATMSHGEAWRFDRLGRKLERADKTTRILDVKYFLLLPAVSDVGSPVDDVQWAAVLRSASALEMYRKRHGRVAPDGIVDFLLLDREFPRAVHCCLIVADDSLHAISGTPSGTFSNPAEQRLGQLRSELAFTDVRGIIAAGVHEFLDGLQLRLNLVADAIHETFFVRSMAIEQPYGPASGFWGANQ
- a CDS encoding peptidase, whose amino-acid sequence is MTFCLGIKVDDGLVSIADTLVTAGSECSTAGKIFTYESERQSLFIMTSGLRSVRDKALTYFEEVLDESGPTFDRVFKALNAFGAQVRRVAEEDKVALTGSGLDFNIHALVGGQFERDREHKLYLMYPQANWIEVGQGTPSQIIGAAGYGKPVLDRTLKYQDPMSYALKVGCLAFDSTRISAADVDFPIDVVLYERDSYQLVQQRYEKQDLAEISNWWQERLRRSVNELQSDWIEPLLARLPSRRVATR
- a CDS encoding transglutaminase family protein, whose protein sequence is MDRALAGAAAFAARGHQVSGIRVVPMRFAVTHTTRYRYQRAVRLDPHVLRLRPRNDGSQALLDFRARVQPRPVGWSECVDLDGNAVAQVWFDGLTDSLIISTTCTVESRRTNPFDFLLDAWATTLPLHPSGELERALAPYRLRSHPDDSVTAFATSVLRDATGQTVPFLTTLARRIAERSRATIRLEGDPQAAAVTLSEGTGACRDLAVLFIDACRAVGLAARFVSGYYCGAVESDRRYLHAWAEVFLPGAGWRGFDPLQGVAVVDQHIAVAASAQPAAAAPISGTLCGGDAVATPQVELSIRECGERCSED
- a CDS encoding nitronate monooxygenase yields the protein MRTELCDQLGIEFPIFAFSHCRDVVVAVSKAGGFGVLGAVGFSPDQLEIELKWIDEHIGDKPYGVDIVIPGKYEGMGEIDPKKLEEQLLASIPPQHRAFADKVLADHGVPKLPADEKPASQLLGWTAATATPQVEVALKHPKVKLIANALGTPPNDVIAEIHGSGRLVAALCGSSKHALSHKAAGIDIIIAQGYEGGGHTGEIGSVVLWPEVIDAVAPTPVLAAGGVGTGRQIAAALAMGAQGVWTGSLWLTVQEADAPPAQTQQLLDASSRDTVRSRSFTGKPCRMLKNDWTEAWEGPDSPGTLGMPMQFMVTSDAVSRGHRYADKATKVMFNPVGQIVGTMNTVRPVKEVVRQLVEEYLEASERLQRLTAGAAE